The following coding sequences lie in one Neorhodopirellula lusitana genomic window:
- a CDS encoding transglutaminase-like domain-containing protein gives MSIINVGCQLNYNVRSPTVLLLNLSVCRNSHQTVTSETLEVRPFQSAEECEVGPLGNRIVRINASPGQMSINYLATVELRSDVVDSTNVNETNYEQLPADVLSYLNPSRYCESDKLYRFAFEEFGHLLRGYSRVTAICNWTYEQLSYTPGSTGPTTTACDVLLQRTGVCRDYAHVAISLCRAMGIPARYVSGYAVNLQPPDFHGFFEAYFDKRWFLFDATRLAPVGGFVRIGTGRDAADVAFATLRGEAESTGMGVWANKANLGDEQVDSDNVQSGVSSA, from the coding sequence ATGTCCATTATCAACGTGGGCTGTCAACTGAACTACAACGTTCGGTCACCAACAGTCCTCCTTCTGAATCTGTCGGTTTGTCGCAATAGCCACCAAACTGTCACTTCCGAGACACTCGAAGTTCGTCCATTTCAATCAGCCGAAGAATGTGAGGTGGGGCCGCTCGGCAATCGCATCGTTCGCATCAATGCCTCGCCCGGCCAAATGTCGATCAACTATCTCGCCACGGTCGAACTGCGCAGCGATGTCGTGGATTCCACCAATGTGAACGAGACCAACTACGAACAACTGCCTGCCGACGTACTGTCGTACCTGAACCCAAGTCGATACTGCGAGTCGGACAAGCTTTATCGGTTTGCATTCGAAGAGTTCGGTCATCTACTGCGTGGCTACTCGCGGGTAACGGCGATTTGCAACTGGACCTACGAACAACTGTCCTACACGCCCGGCAGCACCGGTCCCACGACCACCGCATGCGATGTGCTGTTGCAGCGAACAGGAGTTTGCCGCGACTACGCCCACGTGGCAATCAGTCTGTGTCGCGCCATGGGTATCCCGGCCCGCTATGTTTCAGGCTATGCCGTTAATTTGCAGCCGCCTGATTTCCATGGCTTCTTTGAAGCGTACTTTGACAAACGCTGGTTCTTGTTCGACGCGACCAGACTGGCTCCGGTCGGCGGTTTTGTCCGCATCGGAACCGGCCGTGATGCTGCCGATGTGGCGTTCGCAACGCTTCGAGGCGAAGCGGAAAGTACGGGCATGGGCGTTTGGGCAAACAAAGCGAATTTGGGCGATGAACAAGTCGATTCCGACAACGTTCAATCCGGCGTGAGTTCGGCTTAG
- a CDS encoding WD40 repeat domain-containing serine/threonine-protein kinase, whose product MSDGSTTNLSDEPGDDSNDSWGDAWDTRFELAGDDDSAPANARFEKLATLFDNLSQEGSTTTIGSDNSLVLKDELPPRIERFVVHEELGRGGYGVVYRAYDPVLDRDVAMKVIRPRRKPGDDNRVRLREARASAKMSHPYLVPLHEVLDMDECVYLVSEYCPGSTLTQLIEEYPNGMPVQWAAEIAACVAQAIAHAHHRGFVHRDIKPSNILLVPDNVANDSVPFIPRLTDFGLVHDLFDQVRSREGQRLVGTLCYIAPEQLVGGKELVGATDVQVQVSDIYSLGVVLHQMLVGKIPFRASRTSKLLEIMATTEPAALRDKRPEVDRDLEAICLKCLKRLPHERYASAQDLVDDLKRHSQQQPVAARPRSRQENAWNLIRRTPFESTLILGLITMSVLAAAIFAGSNRSLRQHSRWLAAATDTAKQNETLAKLAESRAQEALLDVEHQRQKAEQSGEAALQLAIQSDLRQAFSAVLAGDSANSMLIADQILDYAGPERVQDRLDWKLLKTVAHRGWRRLPLGLEEAQPSPMNEVAAIPGQGRVVSATEDGFVRIHDSKTGTLIHSLPHVTPKALTDPSSLSEYGWQLSTNILGYKEQVQCHALAVSPDGRWLAVGKSISASFLSWQATNFVELVDLSTAASGDLSVDHTIGGFNSTVESLTFSKDGKKLLVGPRYEPIQVIEMDDHQQRTFHPSIKRNRQLLLTSDGDLVYLPSGNQFARVGITSNHDLQIWTIDQNWSCRTAAALGSGKLILYVPTDSDRVYLIKSGEANTELYYFVCERGVITQILLTQDEQHLVVGTAGGGIGIWDIKECLAAALPESIVEPARDAKRRVQPRQYHVRHQGAVRCLALDEEGRVYSGGDGGVLAVADLFQDPRATKGERLLASHHSSFDSEKRSRKMEELASKYHVFSPDSKYLYRMISNEGIVRQRLSDLSIEELLPRQPSDGCYLRMLPDHPWLIAGYRDGSVILQHVSDPARRVILPGDPEMSRVAKPISHVQFSPSLNRMAICHAKYHVHLFAVAFDDDQSVPTVQAESRLALRRSADAVFFKNDDNLLLYGDTVASYRIGDAMEHEIADGKNNIASTWVNSAGKRILLGCFGGHLHSLSESGEVLLSGRQWRSEAYADGRYHDITCMTLSDDRKTLLTGGTTGELGIWNAETLRHIGTVIPSTDRRNVTSIAIAPNGSMIVYYVAPPNSVGTFHVLHVHQDDARPNDTQLDTALNEALALPLAEVR is encoded by the coding sequence GTGAGCGACGGATCAACGACCAATCTGTCAGATGAACCTGGCGATGACAGCAATGACAGTTGGGGCGATGCATGGGACACCCGGTTTGAACTGGCGGGCGACGATGACTCCGCACCCGCTAACGCGCGTTTCGAGAAACTGGCAACGCTGTTTGATAACCTGTCCCAAGAGGGCAGTACCACAACGATAGGCAGCGACAACTCGCTGGTCTTGAAGGACGAATTGCCACCACGCATTGAGCGTTTCGTCGTTCACGAAGAACTGGGCCGAGGCGGATACGGCGTCGTTTATCGAGCCTACGATCCGGTGCTCGATCGCGACGTGGCTATGAAGGTGATCCGCCCGCGCCGCAAACCTGGCGACGACAATCGGGTTCGCCTGCGAGAAGCTCGCGCGTCGGCAAAGATGAGTCATCCGTATCTGGTGCCACTCCATGAAGTGCTGGACATGGATGAGTGTGTCTACTTGGTCTCGGAGTACTGCCCCGGTTCCACGTTGACGCAGCTGATCGAAGAATACCCCAATGGAATGCCGGTTCAGTGGGCGGCGGAAATCGCTGCCTGTGTTGCCCAGGCGATTGCTCACGCGCACCATCGCGGTTTCGTTCACCGCGATATCAAGCCCAGCAACATTCTGTTGGTTCCGGACAATGTTGCAAATGACTCGGTTCCCTTCATCCCCAGGCTGACTGATTTCGGGTTAGTCCATGACCTTTTCGATCAGGTTCGCTCGCGTGAAGGGCAGCGACTGGTCGGCACCCTGTGCTACATCGCGCCCGAACAGCTAGTGGGCGGGAAAGAACTTGTCGGCGCAACGGATGTTCAGGTTCAGGTCAGCGACATCTATTCACTGGGCGTGGTATTGCACCAGATGCTGGTTGGGAAAATCCCTTTCCGCGCATCGAGGACTTCGAAGTTGCTCGAAATCATGGCAACCACCGAACCGGCGGCGCTGCGTGACAAGAGACCCGAGGTAGATCGTGATCTGGAAGCCATCTGCCTCAAGTGTTTGAAACGGCTGCCCCACGAACGTTACGCATCCGCACAAGACTTGGTCGACGACCTCAAGCGACATTCCCAGCAACAACCCGTCGCGGCTCGCCCTCGATCTCGTCAGGAAAACGCATGGAACCTGATTCGCCGGACCCCCTTCGAGTCCACCTTGATTCTTGGGCTGATCACCATGTCCGTACTGGCCGCCGCAATCTTCGCGGGCAGCAACCGCAGCCTCCGCCAGCACAGCCGCTGGCTTGCCGCTGCCACGGACACCGCTAAACAAAACGAGACGCTCGCCAAGCTGGCCGAATCTCGGGCACAGGAAGCGTTGTTGGATGTCGAGCACCAGCGCCAAAAAGCGGAGCAAAGCGGCGAAGCGGCACTACAACTGGCGATCCAGTCCGACCTGCGACAAGCGTTCTCTGCCGTGCTTGCGGGCGATTCCGCAAATTCAATGTTGATTGCCGACCAGATTCTGGACTACGCAGGCCCTGAACGCGTTCAAGACAGACTCGATTGGAAGCTCCTTAAAACAGTGGCACATCGTGGCTGGCGTCGCTTGCCTCTGGGGCTCGAGGAAGCGCAGCCATCACCAATGAATGAAGTCGCCGCGATCCCGGGTCAAGGTCGTGTCGTTTCAGCCACCGAAGATGGTTTTGTGCGAATTCACGACTCCAAAACGGGAACGCTGATTCATAGCCTTCCGCATGTGACACCGAAAGCTCTGACCGACCCAAGTTCATTGTCCGAATACGGATGGCAGCTCTCAACAAATATCCTGGGTTACAAAGAACAGGTGCAGTGCCACGCACTGGCCGTGTCGCCGGACGGACGTTGGCTGGCCGTTGGGAAAAGTATCTCGGCCAGTTTTCTGAGTTGGCAAGCTACCAACTTTGTCGAGTTAGTTGATCTTTCCACCGCAGCCAGCGGTGACCTTTCGGTTGACCACACTATTGGCGGATTCAATTCGACGGTGGAGTCACTCACGTTTTCCAAGGACGGCAAGAAGCTGTTGGTAGGGCCTCGGTATGAGCCCATTCAAGTGATTGAAATGGACGACCACCAGCAGCGAACGTTCCATCCGTCGATCAAGCGAAATCGGCAGTTGTTGCTTACGAGCGACGGCGACTTGGTCTACCTACCTTCGGGTAACCAATTTGCTCGCGTGGGCATCACCTCCAACCATGATCTCCAAATTTGGACAATCGATCAGAATTGGAGTTGCAGGACTGCGGCCGCCCTGGGGTCCGGCAAGCTGATTTTGTATGTTCCGACTGATAGCGATCGTGTCTATCTCATCAAGTCGGGAGAGGCGAATACCGAGCTCTACTACTTTGTTTGTGAACGCGGGGTGATCACTCAGATACTCTTAACCCAGGACGAGCAACATCTTGTCGTCGGAACCGCTGGCGGCGGAATCGGGATCTGGGACATAAAGGAATGTCTCGCCGCAGCGTTACCCGAATCGATTGTTGAACCGGCTCGTGATGCCAAGAGACGAGTACAACCTCGACAATACCATGTTCGTCACCAAGGCGCAGTGCGCTGCCTCGCACTCGACGAAGAGGGGCGCGTATACAGTGGCGGCGATGGTGGGGTGCTCGCCGTGGCTGATCTTTTTCAAGATCCGCGTGCGACGAAAGGTGAACGGCTTTTGGCCTCTCACCATTCCTCTTTTGATAGTGAGAAAAGATCTCGCAAGATGGAAGAACTGGCGTCGAAGTACCATGTCTTTTCGCCGGACTCGAAGTATCTCTATCGGATGATATCGAACGAGGGCATTGTCCGCCAAAGGCTTAGCGATCTCTCTATCGAAGAACTGCTCCCCCGGCAACCCAGTGACGGTTGCTACCTAAGGATGTTGCCAGACCATCCTTGGTTGATTGCAGGCTATCGAGATGGCAGCGTGATTTTGCAGCACGTGTCGGATCCAGCTCGACGAGTCATTTTGCCGGGCGACCCGGAAATGTCTCGCGTCGCGAAACCGATTTCTCATGTGCAGTTCAGCCCGAGCTTGAATCGGATGGCGATTTGCCACGCGAAATACCATGTTCATCTCTTCGCGGTGGCGTTCGATGACGACCAAAGTGTCCCCACCGTGCAAGCGGAGTCTCGCTTGGCTCTACGCCGTAGTGCCGACGCAGTCTTCTTTAAAAACGATGACAATTTGTTGTTGTATGGTGATACGGTCGCCAGCTATCGGATTGGCGATGCCATGGAACACGAGATCGCCGATGGTAAAAACAACATCGCCAGCACATGGGTTAATTCCGCTGGGAAACGAATCCTGCTGGGCTGCTTCGGTGGACACCTGCACTCATTAAGCGAAAGCGGTGAGGTTCTGCTTTCCGGTCGTCAATGGCGGAGTGAAGCTTACGCGGACGGCCGCTACCACGACATCACGTGCATGACGCTTTCCGACGACCGAAAAACACTGCTTACCGGAGGCACAACCGGAGAGCTCGGGATTTGGAATGCGGAAACACTCCGTCACATTGGAACAGTCATTCCTTCAACCGACCGCCGCAACGTGACCAGTATTGCGATCGCTCCCAACGGAAGCATGATCGTGTACTACGTGGCTCCCCCGAATTCCGTCGGTACGTTTCACGTTCTGCACGTCCACCAGGACGATGCACGTCCTAACGACACTCAACTCGACACAGCACTAAACGAGGCGTTGGCGTTACCGCTAGCCGAAGTCCGCTAG
- a CDS encoding FAD-dependent oxidoreductase translates to MNKLNELLDSLDSSLAERVRVRHRNSVPEDGEFVLYWMRTAVRAHENPALSIAIELANRLQLPLLVYQGISERYPYASDRHHTFLLQGARDVQQELAERNIAYRLHLERPGHRGPHLRSLADRAAMVITEEMPVEPMPRWTALLCRGLRCSLLCVDTACIVPMRLVGKSYERAFAFRDATKKLYADRVDAVPLPEANVDHALPPNIVLPFEPIDLQNSRIDQWVSECDIDHSVGPINDTIGGSTAGYERWNAFKANVLSKYDRLRNDPLKEGASRMSAYLHYGMVSPMRIAREAAEDGSKGATKYLDELLIWRELAYSFCMFRPEHGRLSALPKWAMDTLNEHASDERPEVLSWETLARGDTGDSLWDSAQRSLMLHGELHNNVRMTWGKAILNWTSNPKEALKRLIDLNHRFALDGRDPASYGGILWCLGQFDRPFEPAQPIYGSVRTRPTDQHARRLDPIAYRRKVTRSTCGPMPTVAVIGAGLSGLACARTLSDHGFDVKVFEKSRGLGGRMATRRADDTLRFDHGAQYFTARDSNFKRYVRSWTQDGVVQPWQARIAVLESGKVQEFKQGTERFVAVPGMNAIGKHLATNLQIRLQTRVAPPQRINDKWQLCSEDEETLGSFDMIVVAAPADQATSLLSGARLLASRSANAEMSGCWCLMLSLAEDLDCEFDAAFVHQSPLSWISNNASKPGRNLGHQAWTIHATPQWSQEHLDAPAEQVEQLLLEEFWKAVGLSPEPHVHLKSHLWRYALPSTPLPERFLFDPKQQIGACGDWCGGPRVEGAFLSGIAMAGRLMGHTNSLAKPTSVHQESQFDLFDSHPGR, encoded by the coding sequence ATGAATAAGCTTAACGAACTACTCGATTCATTAGACAGTTCACTCGCTGAACGGGTGCGTGTGCGTCACCGGAATTCGGTTCCCGAAGATGGGGAGTTCGTTCTGTACTGGATGCGAACCGCCGTCCGGGCACATGAAAACCCGGCCCTTTCAATCGCGATCGAGCTCGCCAATCGCTTGCAGTTGCCGCTGTTGGTCTACCAGGGGATTTCCGAGCGATATCCGTACGCATCGGATCGACACCATACATTCCTATTGCAGGGTGCCCGCGATGTTCAGCAGGAACTGGCGGAGCGAAACATCGCGTATCGCTTGCACCTGGAACGGCCTGGACATCGCGGACCACATCTACGATCACTTGCGGACCGGGCTGCTATGGTCATCACGGAAGAGATGCCGGTCGAACCCATGCCGCGCTGGACAGCGTTGCTGTGCCGTGGTCTGCGATGCAGTCTACTTTGTGTCGACACCGCCTGTATCGTTCCAATGCGTCTGGTCGGCAAGAGCTACGAGCGAGCCTTCGCTTTTCGTGACGCGACCAAAAAGCTGTACGCCGATCGAGTGGACGCCGTTCCGCTACCCGAGGCCAATGTTGACCATGCTTTGCCGCCAAACATCGTACTGCCGTTTGAGCCGATTGACCTGCAGAACTCCAGAATCGATCAATGGGTCAGCGAATGCGACATCGATCATTCGGTTGGCCCAATCAATGACACCATCGGCGGTTCGACGGCCGGGTACGAGCGTTGGAATGCATTCAAAGCGAACGTGCTTTCGAAGTATGACCGTCTACGCAACGATCCACTCAAGGAAGGTGCCAGCCGAATGTCGGCTTACCTGCACTACGGCATGGTTTCGCCAATGCGAATTGCACGCGAAGCCGCAGAGGACGGTTCCAAGGGTGCGACGAAGTACTTGGACGAGCTTTTGATCTGGCGAGAGTTGGCATATTCCTTTTGCATGTTTCGGCCCGAGCACGGGCGTTTGAGCGCGTTACCCAAGTGGGCAATGGATACGCTTAACGAACACGCGTCCGACGAACGTCCCGAGGTCCTTTCGTGGGAGACATTGGCTCGCGGCGATACGGGCGACTCCCTTTGGGATTCGGCGCAGCGTTCACTGATGCTTCATGGCGAACTGCATAACAACGTTCGAATGACTTGGGGAAAGGCGATCTTAAACTGGACGTCCAATCCCAAGGAAGCTTTAAAGCGTTTGATCGACTTGAACCACCGGTTTGCCTTGGATGGCCGCGACCCTGCATCGTATGGAGGAATTCTTTGGTGCCTTGGCCAATTCGATCGTCCGTTTGAGCCAGCGCAGCCCATCTATGGATCCGTGCGGACACGTCCCACCGATCAGCACGCCCGCCGCTTGGATCCGATTGCCTATCGGCGGAAAGTGACTCGTTCGACTTGCGGACCGATGCCGACGGTCGCTGTCATCGGCGCGGGACTATCCGGGCTCGCCTGTGCACGGACGTTAAGCGATCACGGGTTCGACGTGAAAGTGTTCGAGAAGAGTCGGGGACTCGGCGGACGCATGGCGACGCGGAGGGCAGACGACACGCTCCGTTTTGATCATGGGGCACAATACTTCACTGCTCGCGACTCCAATTTCAAGCGGTATGTGCGGTCATGGACTCAAGACGGCGTGGTGCAACCCTGGCAGGCACGCATTGCGGTCCTCGAGAGCGGCAAGGTCCAAGAGTTCAAGCAAGGTACCGAACGCTTCGTTGCCGTTCCCGGAATGAATGCGATCGGAAAACACTTAGCGACGAACCTGCAAATTCGTCTGCAAACCCGAGTCGCTCCGCCCCAACGAATCAACGACAAGTGGCAATTGTGTTCGGAAGACGAGGAAACTCTTGGAAGCTTCGACATGATCGTTGTTGCCGCGCCCGCCGATCAAGCCACCTCTTTGCTATCTGGGGCGAGGTTGCTGGCCAGTCGATCAGCGAACGCCGAGATGTCCGGATGCTGGTGCTTGATGCTAAGTCTTGCCGAAGACCTCGACTGTGAATTTGATGCTGCGTTCGTGCATCAGTCTCCCTTGTCGTGGATTTCCAACAACGCGAGCAAGCCAGGTCGCAATCTCGGCCACCAAGCTTGGACTATACACGCAACACCCCAGTGGTCCCAAGAACACCTAGACGCGCCGGCGGAACAGGTCGAGCAATTGCTGCTCGAAGAGTTTTGGAAAGCGGTTGGCTTATCGCCAGAACCGCACGTTCATCTCAAAAGTCACTTATGGCGATATGCTTTGCCATCGACACCACTGCCCGAGCGATTCCTGTTTGATCCCAAGCAGCAGATCGGTGCTTGTGGCGATTGGTGTGGTGGACCACGAGTTGAAGGTGCTTTCCTAAGCGGGATCGCGATGGCGGGACGACTCATGGGCCACACCAACTCGCTAGCGAAACCTACCAGCGTTCACCAAGAGAGTCAGTTCGATCTGTTCGACAGCCATCCAGGCAGGTAG
- a CDS encoding VF530 family protein, protein MNPSQPNDPISEPTVDPISEPATTPESNPEAPKPQRNNPLHGVTLEVILKYLVAEYGWEELGDRINIHCFNYDPSIKSSLKFLRKTEWARAKVERLYVNSISFDERHRGRELEQREAKPIPPNVWGQPRPE, encoded by the coding sequence ATGAACCCATCGCAACCGAACGATCCGATTTCCGAGCCGACTGTGGACCCCATTTCGGAGCCGGCAACCACGCCGGAATCCAATCCCGAGGCTCCGAAACCGCAACGCAACAATCCGCTACACGGGGTGACGCTTGAGGTGATCCTCAAGTACCTAGTAGCGGAATACGGCTGGGAAGAACTCGGCGACCGCATCAACATCCACTGTTTCAATTACGATCCAAGTATCAAGAGCAGCCTGAAGTTTCTGCGTAAGACAGAGTGGGCGCGCGCCAAAGTCGAGCGTCTCTACGTGAACTCGATCAGTTTCGATGAACGGCATCGCGGGCGCGAACTGGAACAGCGTGAGGCGAAGCCCATTCCGCCCAATGTCTGGGGCCAACCCCGACCGGAATGA
- a CDS encoding SDR family NAD(P)-dependent oxidoreductase → MNQANYVIIGGSHGIGLAIVQRLVSAGAAITVISRTNEQLAGLPGVTHVQADVMKDDLDQSHLPDTIHGLAYCPGSINLLPIRGLKPEMMMADFELNAVGAVKCLQAALPAMKAAPLSSMVMFSTVAVSQGLPMHASVAAAKGAVEGLTRSLAAELAPKIRVNCVAPSLTDTPLAERLLSNDQKRSVMAERHPLKRIGTVDDIASISEFLLTNVSGWITGQVIGVDGGMSTLRS, encoded by the coding sequence ATGAATCAAGCCAATTATGTCATTATCGGTGGTAGTCACGGGATCGGATTGGCGATCGTTCAGCGATTAGTGTCCGCCGGTGCGGCGATCACGGTGATTTCTCGTACCAACGAACAGTTGGCGGGCCTACCTGGTGTCACCCATGTCCAGGCTGACGTCATGAAAGATGACCTTGATCAAAGCCATTTGCCTGACACGATCCACGGGCTTGCCTACTGTCCCGGTTCAATCAACTTGTTGCCCATCCGCGGACTGAAGCCGGAAATGATGATGGCGGACTTCGAGCTGAATGCAGTGGGCGCCGTCAAGTGCCTGCAAGCCGCACTGCCGGCAATGAAAGCCGCGCCGCTCTCCTCCATGGTGATGTTCAGCACGGTAGCGGTTTCACAGGGTTTACCGATGCACGCATCCGTCGCGGCAGCAAAGGGTGCGGTGGAGGGACTGACTCGATCGCTAGCCGCAGAACTGGCTCCCAAGATTCGCGTTAACTGCGTGGCACCCTCGCTAACTGACACGCCGCTTGCCGAGCGACTGCTTTCCAATGACCAAAAGCGATCCGTGATGGCCGAACGTCACCCGTTGAAACGAATTGGCACCGTGGACGACATCGCTTCGATCTCGGAATTCTTGCTGACCAACGTTTCGGGATGGATCACCGGGCAGGTAATCGGTGTTGATGGCGGGATGTCCACGCTTCGCAGCTAG
- a CDS encoding cryptochrome/photolyase family protein: MILLIFPNQLFAEHPGLELNPSQVILLEDSLFFGDPKYPMLPHKQKLWLHRASMKRYAKGLSDQGFQVQYVDYDAAKPLLSDQLGKAIKAEDHSDNGPTRLCVIEPNDFVLDKRLQKTCGELGIECEYLANPGFINSHDENDQYRKDRSRWFMADFYKWQRKRLDILIDGDEPQGGQWSFDEDNRKKLPKKMLGSIPKQMKLERDHFDHEAEAYVLERFANNPGTLDGLYYPTCHYAANESLKHFLANRFEHFGAYEDAIEEGESWLFHSVLTPSMNIGLLTPREVVDEALSYAAANDVPLNSLEGFIRQIIGWREFMRATYHDLSVPMRTTNHWRHFNAMPECFYDGTTGIVPIDDTIHRVLETGYCHHIERLMVLGGFMFLCEIDPDDIYLWFMEMFVDSYDWVMVPNVYAMSQNADGGAITTKPYFSGSSYIRKMSHYKTGEWSEVWDGLYWRWIWNHSDELAKNPRWAMMCSMAKKMDPEKRNRHIENAETFLAQLR, from the coding sequence TTGATCCTTCTAATCTTTCCCAATCAGTTGTTCGCCGAGCATCCCGGACTGGAGTTGAATCCGTCGCAGGTGATCCTGTTGGAGGACTCGTTGTTCTTTGGCGACCCGAAGTATCCCATGTTGCCACACAAACAAAAACTGTGGCTACATCGCGCTTCGATGAAACGATATGCGAAGGGACTCAGCGATCAGGGGTTCCAGGTTCAGTACGTTGACTACGACGCGGCAAAGCCTTTGCTGAGTGATCAATTGGGCAAAGCGATCAAGGCGGAAGATCACAGCGACAATGGACCTACCCGGCTTTGCGTCATTGAGCCCAACGATTTTGTGCTGGATAAGCGACTTCAGAAAACCTGCGGGGAACTCGGAATTGAATGTGAGTACCTTGCCAACCCAGGTTTTATCAACTCGCACGACGAAAACGATCAGTATCGAAAGGATCGAAGTCGTTGGTTCATGGCGGACTTCTATAAGTGGCAACGCAAGCGGCTGGACATTCTGATCGATGGGGATGAACCGCAGGGTGGGCAGTGGAGTTTCGATGAGGACAACCGCAAGAAACTGCCCAAGAAGATGCTCGGTTCGATCCCCAAGCAAATGAAACTTGAACGAGACCACTTTGATCACGAAGCCGAGGCTTACGTTCTTGAACGATTTGCTAACAATCCAGGGACGCTTGACGGGCTGTACTATCCGACCTGTCATTACGCAGCAAATGAGTCACTAAAACACTTTCTTGCGAATCGATTCGAGCATTTCGGTGCGTACGAAGACGCGATTGAAGAAGGCGAATCGTGGTTGTTCCACAGCGTGCTAACACCTTCGATGAATATCGGGCTGCTAACACCTCGTGAAGTTGTTGACGAAGCGTTGTCCTACGCCGCTGCCAATGATGTTCCGCTGAACTCATTGGAAGGATTCATTCGTCAGATCATCGGTTGGCGCGAATTCATGCGGGCAACGTATCACGATTTGAGCGTGCCGATGCGGACGACCAACCACTGGCGGCACTTTAACGCGATGCCGGAGTGCTTCTACGACGGCACGACAGGAATCGTTCCTATCGACGACACGATTCATCGTGTTCTGGAAACTGGATATTGTCACCACATCGAACGGCTGATGGTGCTGGGCGGCTTCATGTTCCTTTGCGAGATCGATCCCGACGACATCTATCTCTGGTTCATGGAAATGTTCGTCGACAGCTATGACTGGGTGATGGTCCCGAACGTGTACGCCATGAGCCAGAATGCGGATGGAGGCGCGATCACAACCAAACCCTATTTTTCGGGGTCGTCTTACATCCGGAAGATGAGCCACTACAAAACCGGGGAGTGGTCCGAAGTCTGGGACGGCTTGTATTGGCGGTGGATTTGGAACCATTCCGATGAACTCGCTAAGAATCCACGTTGGGCCATGATGTGTAGTATGGCGAAAAAGATGGATCCGGAAAAACGAAATCGGCATATCGAGAACGCGGAAACATTCCTCGCGCAACTACGTTGA